In Crinalium epipsammum PCC 9333, the genomic window TATTACCGATAAAAAGTTAGCTGAATTAGCACTAAAAAAAGCTTACGATGACTTAGAAAGTTTGGTGCAACAGCGAACTGCTCAACTATCAACAGCAAATCAATTACTCAAAGCAGAAATTGCTGAACGGCAAAAAGCAGAAGCAACGCTAGAGAAAGAACAAGAGTTTTTAAAAGTAATCTTAGATAACGTGCAAGCTGGAATTGTTGCTTGTAATGCTAATGGAATTTTAACCTTGTTTAACCAAGCAACAAGTGAGTTTCATGGATTACCTAAAACACCCATTCCGGCTAACCAGTGGGCAGAATATTATGACTTATATCAACCTGACGGTAAAACCAGGATGAAAACCGAGGAAATTCCTCTATTTCGAGCATTACGGGGGGAAATTGTTCATAACGTAGAAATGATGATCGTTCCCAAAACAAACAATAACCCATCCGGTATTGCCCGTATCTTACTAGCTAGTGGAAGAGCAATTATTGATACCAACGGTAACAAACAAGGAGCCGTTGTAGTCATGCACGATATTACTGAGCGTAAACAAGCTGAGGCACAAAGAGTACAGTTAATTAGTGAGCAAGCAGCACGTAAAGAAGCTGAAGCAGCACGTAATGAACTGCAACGAATTTTTAAGCAAACTCCGGCTGCAATTCAAATTACTTATGGCTCTAATCATATACTGCAAACTGTTAACTCTCTCTATATCAAACTTATAGGTAAACGCGATTTGATTGGTAAAACTATTAGAGAAGCTTTTCCTGAAGTAGAAGGACAAGGTTATTTTGAATTACTCGATCAAGTATATGCAACTGGTCAACCTTTTGTTGGCAAAGAAATGTGTGTAGAATTTGACCGTAATGATGATGGCATTGTTGAAGAAAGCTTTTGGAATTTTGTCTATCAACCTTTGTTTGATAGTAATAATCAAGTTTATGCAATTATGACTCATGCTGTAGAAGCGACGGAACAAGTACGTGCTAGACAAGAAATTGAGAAAAAAGCTGAGGAATTAACAGAATTAACAGAAGCTTTAAAGCGCAGTAATCAAGAATTAGATCGGTTTGCCTATGTCACCTCTCACGATTTGAAAGCACCATTGCGAGGTATTGCCAGCATAGCAGATTGGATTGAGGAAGATTTAGCTGAGTGTTTGACAGAAGAATCGCGATCGCATATAAACTTACTACGTGGGCGCGTTTATCGCTTAGAAGCTTTAATTGATGGAATTTTACAGTATTCACGCGCTGGTCGCGTACAACTCATTGGAACAGTAAATGTTGCTGATTTGCTATCTGAAACTATCGAATTGCTTGCCCCACCGCCAGAAGTAACAGTCATAATTGACCCAGGAATGCCTACTTTAAAAACAGAGCGCATTCCATTACAACAAGTATTTATGAACTTAATTAATAATGCTATTAAACATGGGAATAAATCTGATATTTGTATAAATATTTCAGTTAAAAAACAGAGAAAGTTTTATAAATTTTCTGTGTCTGATAATGGGGTAGGAATAGAACCTCAATATCATCAAAAAATTTGGGAAATATTTCAACGCTTAGAGGCTAGAGACAAGGTAGAAGGAACAGGCATAGGGCTGGCAGTTATTAAGAAAATTATCGAAAGCCGAGGTGGGCAAGTTTTCATTGAGTCAGAATTAGGTTGTGGAGCAACTTTCTCTTTTACTTGGCAAATTAATTATTCTCAACCAAGACATACTTAAATTTTTAATATTTACTTTGTTAGCGTGAGGAAAATCTTAGAAAATTTTAATTTTATTGCTATGTCAAGACTTACGCAGAGATCCCCCTAAATCCCCCTTAATAAGGGGGACTTTGAATTTCCCCCCCTTATTAAGGGGGGTAGGGGGGAATCAAAGTTTCAAGCTTTCGGTGCGTAAGTCCTATTAATCTGATTTTCTCGATGAAAAGTGAAAAGCAATTATATCAAAAATAAATAGCCTGCGTAGGCAGGCTTAGTTAGTGTAGCCTCACCCTTCAGGGTGAGGGATAATTGAAGCTAATTAGCGTCGATCTACATTCAAGTTATCGCCTGTATTCAAATCCAATTCTTCCCGACGTACTTGACCTTCCGCAGTAGCAGTTTCTTGAGTTACTTCTTTGCTAACTCTAACTTCCTCACGCACAAAAGCTTCTTTGCGAACATCAGGAGTTTCTGTATAAACATCTACCCGTGCAACTTCACCGTCGTTGAACTTAGCTTCACCAGGACTAACAACGCGCCCTGCATCAGATGGGGAAGTGCGTTCAATTACCACCCGTTCTTTTTCTATGGGTACAGCAACTTGTGCTGTTTGAGTTTCTACGTGCTTACCAATTGTTACTTCCCCTGCTTTAGCACGGGTTTTATTAGCTACTAACCGCTCTTGATACAACTTCAGCGTTTTATGATTCTGATCATTCATCCCGTACAAATCTTGATCGCGATCATAATTGTAGCTACCTGCCTGATTATAGTTAGCACCAACTACAGGAGCAGCCGCAGAAGGCATAGTTAAGGGTGCTGTATCAATAGGTGCAGAGGCATCTAAATTTGCTGATGTTTCTACACCTTGAGGGCGATAAACTCCCCTGACACTCTCTTCATAATCATGATCAATTTTCAGATCGTCGGTGAATTCAGGTAGAGCTTTGGCTTGCTCCTTAGTTAACCCGGTTGCATAGATCCGTCGGTTATTATCATCAATCCGTGCGCGACCTATTGGCAATAATACTTGCTTACCGAAAATCCAACCACCTGTGTCGATTACCAGATAACGAAAATTACCGGATTCATCAACTAAAATGTTTTTGACACTTCCAACTTTTTCCTCGTCTACATCTGCATAGACATCCATTCCTTTAACATCATCACCATCAAAAGTAGCTTGGTAGTTATCATCAAGTTCTTCGAGCTTGTAAAGTACCATATTAAAATTCCTCAGTTTTATAGTTCACCTACTACCGAGGCTAGAAATTATTGACTCGACTTCCATCTTTCTCAGGTAAGAGTTAATTGTATGCTATAGCTGATTTTTCTGGTTCACTACTCTCGGCAAATATTGATATTCCATTAGGCAGAAGTAATTATTTTAATAATTCTTTATTGTAGACATCACAGACAGCTTGTTCTATTTGGGAACAAAATTACTGCTAAATATAATTGAAAAATTATCGTCTGTACAAAATCAAGAGGAAATTCTTATAGTTATGAAATACAATAAAAGTTTTATGGCATCACGCAAGTTAATCGCTAGAGGCGCAGTTATAGTACTTTTTGCAGGGTTAGTGACCGCTTGTGAAAATCAAACAGCCGAAAAACCAGACGTAATCGTTGTTAACCCTAGTCCAGCTTCACCCGCACCAACGACTCCTGCCCCAGCTACCACTACTACAGCTACACCCACAGCAACTCCAACTACTGCTACTTCTCAAACAACTACCACAACTACAACTACAACTGAACCAATCACAGATGTAACAGTTATTGTTACCGAACCTAGCCCGCAGTCTTTAGTGAATAGAAGAGTAGAATTCACTAATGTCAAAGTGCAAAATGTTAATGGCGATCGCACTTTCTGGGTTGGTCAAAGCAATAATCAAAGATTGTTCGTCGTCCTCGATCCGGCATTAGATAAAGGTAATGCTGAAAATAAAGTAGCCATTAAGGCAGGACAGCTACTTGATACCACAGGAACTATCAAGAAAATGCCAACAGCAGCACAAGCACAAAAGCTATGGGGTTTAACTGCGGCAGAAGCGCAATCAATCCAAAACCAAACTATCTACTTACAAACAGACACAATCAATTTCAAGAAAACCACTTAATCATCCTTGTAGAGACGTTGCATACAACGTCTCTACTGCGTTAGTAATTGATTTGGCTGAGAGTACAGTCAATATTCGCGCCCGTTGGTGGATTAAACCACCACGACGGGCAGATGCCATGATTACGCGAGATAAAGTGTTAACTGCAATTAAGAAAAAGTTAACTGCTAATGGGATTGATCTGCCCTTTCCTACACAGCAGATCTTATTTCGCGATCGCTCCAACAAGAATGGCAACAGTAATTAACATTAATTCACCTGCTGACTGGGTTCGTTTTCTGTCACCGATGCCTTACTTACTAATAATTCCCTCGGTGCTGTCACCAACTCAGTAGAACCATCAATTGATGCCAGTAAAATATCCAGCACACCAGCTTCTCTAGCATATTCAATTGTTTGATGGGTAATCATATCGCCCACATTCAAAATAAAATTGTCCTCATTATCTAGAATCACTCGGTTAACACGCCGTCCCAACGCGGCTTTAATACGCTCCTCCTCCCCAACTCCAGATAATGGTGTTTTAAAACCACCCACTAATCTCCTTAACCGCCCCCATATATCCTGTGTTTCAATTACATTATCCACAGCATTATTACCAAAAGAAGTAGATGCTAATTGTTGATTACCTATGGGGTTGAACTGATCTTTTATACTATTACGGGATAACTTACTATTTGTTAAACCAGCCGCCACGATTAATTCCTGTTCTTTGTGAAAAATTCTTGCTTGCTCAATTACTTTTAGAGTGATAATTTGCCCTTGAGCGCCAATAAAAAAGCCTTCAGCAGTTTGCACAGCTTGCTTTAATCGTCTACCCTTTGTTTGTTCAACCGTATAACTAGAAACAGGCTGTGATTTTATTTCGGCTGAAATTTTTTTGTCTGTTATTTTGGTAAATGCCCGAAGTGGTTGCTCTGCTAGTGGCACTTCCTCTGCTTGTATTAGAGTAGGGCTATCTGAAACTTGACCGCCAGCAGCTAAATATAACTGATTTAAAATACCCCAACGCATCGCCGCCTCTACATCTGAAAGCGTGACTAACTGACCTTGCACAACTAACGGCGTACCATCAGGAGTAATCACCGTTCGATCCACAGTCTTGCCAATCACAAAAGCTTTTTGTTGAGTTGACTCAACATTTAGTTGTAATACTGTAGGAGCTTCTTGAGTTGGTGGTAATAGTTCTAATGTATTAATATTTGATATTGGTGCAAGCTCAGTTGCAGGTAATTCAATCTCACCTATGGTAGAAGATTGAGGTAAACCACGATCAAATAAGGCAGAATTTCTACCCTTAATGTCAACAATTTGTTCTGACATCAAGTCTACAGTTTCAGGGGGAACAAACGCCACATCTATACCTATTCTGAGTGTCTGTGGTGCTGGTACAAATGAACGTCCCGTCTCAGGATGAGCAAACATTCCACCCTCGACTTCATATCCTTCAATTTGACCGTTGCGTTCATCGAAGTATAAATCAATTATTGTACCCAAGAAGCGACCATCTGTGGTCATCACCCTTGTGTCTTTCAGTACATTATTACGTTCTAAAATTTTTTTAACTTCACGTATTTTTTTAGCAGCTACGACTGCAAACTTCCATTTGACAATTACTGCATCCGTCCCAATGGCGTGTACATCTTCTATGGGTATTACCTTAGCGGTATTAAACCAACCACTATCAGATACTAAAAAGGCAAGAATGTAATTACTATTATGGTCAAAAATCACATCGGTAACTTTTTCAATCTGTTTGCCTGTATCGTAGGTGATAATCGGCTTACCGATGATGTCACTTCCTTTCAGCATTTAACTTTTGCCCCTAGATAATCTTTTATTAATACTCAGTTGTATATTGTCTTTTAAATCAACAGTTGTAATTTTTTGATGCGATCGCCATAAATATCCTTTAACAAGTAATTACTTTAGCTTATATATAATGGGATATTTGTTTCAAACAAGTATATTAAGACAATGAGTATGTATAACAGCTTAGAGCATAGCAGAAAAATAATTAGCAGTGAATAATATTTGTGTTAATTTGCGCCCAATTTCCGGTAATAAACATCTTTAATTAATTTCGTAAATATGCTGTTACTTAAATAAACCGTCAGCTATCATCTCAACCGCTTTCATAACTAACCGAGTAAAATAGATCATTTTTACACAATTTTAGTGGGATTCTCTGAGGGGAATCCCACCTCTTGACAAAATTGTTAATTATCCTCATTTTATAAGAAAAAAAAATAAATCCCCCAATTTATGGGGGATTTAGGGGAATCTCTGTGTCATCAAGAGAATAGATTTATCCAGAAATTAAAGGTACGTTGGCTAGAAACCTTGTAGAGACGTACTAGGGTACGTCTTTACATTCATATTTGGAGAGGTCTAATTGATTTAACTTTAACGCCGTCTACCACTACCAAATGAGCGGCTTCTGCTACCACTAGAACGCCCACTACCAAAACCACTTGGGCGACTAACACCACTAGGACGAGATTGATTCGACTGACGTAAAGTGCTAGAACCGTAACCGCCCCCCGTAGAACGAGTACTTTGTTGTGGTACGCGGCGGCTAGTTGTTGGTTGATTGTATGAAGGCGATCTTAAGCGACCACTTGTCCGCAAAACTTCACGATTTCTAACCACTGGTGGTGGTGATTGATAGCGAGTTTGGTAACGCTCAACTGCTTGACCATAGGTATTTCCATAGCCTCCATGACCTACCATCAGCCCACCTGGTTGATAGACAGGCGGCATATAGTATTGAGGTCTAAATAATAAGCTACCTACAGCTTGACCAGCTATTGCTCCAGCAAAAGGAGCCCAAAAGTTAGATTGTTGTCGTACTACAACTGTTTGTGGTTGTCCTGTTTGGGGATCTGTCTTAGTTTCAGTGACGTTGTGGACATACTCAATTTTGAAGTCCTCCGTCAGGTGTAAAACTCCTTTACCATTAGACATCTCCAAAAAGCTTTTTTGCCCAGAAGAAATTTCTTCATCCGTCAGACGAGCCATCTGTAAATCTGTATTGCGATAAACAGGAGGCGC contains:
- a CDS encoding PAS domain S-box protein: MRTSDQIKAEIQEKFGFVPPFFSPAESTPQVLENLWQQTLSAYIDNPLPALFKEKLSAYLSRYCAIPYCMVCHSCTLRPLGMSAHEVLQLLESTPPTTAEINQYFPGVDTQQISIKNWAEPDTAIENYIFYCSILIFLEISDSEECQTKLRRLLTPDAYNYLVLFIGYVKTCHTWMLSHPEVSYEADRRVQDYLQGSLQEEPALNDFFANYKERVRLESENRAVRLAELAERQRGEAILRQSEERYRSLVAATSQIVWLSNAAGEFIKDVAGWSALTGRSEAALAGWGWLEDIHPDEQEETKEKWKNAIATHSRFESEFRLNTSNHNYRYFSARGIAVKETNGSIREWVGTCTDITQRKLAEENQQKLVSIIENSSDFIGLATLDGQPLYLNEAARQMVGLESEEQVRQTKITDYLNPEDLPYVQEHILPTVFQQGRWEGEFQFRHFKTNQLIPVYYNLFTTKDKQTGKILGLATVTRNITDKKLAELALKKAYDDLESLVQQRTAQLSTANQLLKAEIAERQKAEATLEKEQEFLKVILDNVQAGIVACNANGILTLFNQATSEFHGLPKTPIPANQWAEYYDLYQPDGKTRMKTEEIPLFRALRGEIVHNVEMMIVPKTNNNPSGIARILLASGRAIIDTNGNKQGAVVVMHDITERKQAEAQRVQLISEQAARKEAEAARNELQRIFKQTPAAIQITYGSNHILQTVNSLYIKLIGKRDLIGKTIREAFPEVEGQGYFELLDQVYATGQPFVGKEMCVEFDRNDDGIVEESFWNFVYQPLFDSNNQVYAIMTHAVEATEQVRARQEIEKKAEELTELTEALKRSNQELDRFAYVTSHDLKAPLRGIASIADWIEEDLAECLTEESRSHINLLRGRVYRLEALIDGILQYSRAGRVQLIGTVNVADLLSETIELLAPPPEVTVIIDPGMPTLKTERIPLQQVFMNLINNAIKHGNKSDICINISVKKQRKFYKFSVSDNGVGIEPQYHQKIWEIFQRLEARDKVEGTGIGLAVIKKIIESRGGQVFIESELGCGATFSFTWQINYSQPRHT
- a CDS encoding DUF2382 domain-containing protein; protein product: MVLYKLEELDDNYQATFDGDDVKGMDVYADVDEEKVGSVKNILVDESGNFRYLVIDTGGWIFGKQVLLPIGRARIDDNNRRIYATGLTKEQAKALPEFTDDLKIDHDYEESVRGVYRPQGVETSANLDASAPIDTAPLTMPSAAAPVVGANYNQAGSYNYDRDQDLYGMNDQNHKTLKLYQERLVANKTRAKAGEVTIGKHVETQTAQVAVPIEKERVVIERTSPSDAGRVVSPGEAKFNDGEVARVDVYTETPDVRKEAFVREEVRVSKEVTQETATAEGQVRREELDLNTGDNLNVDRR
- a CDS encoding PRC-barrel domain-containing protein, encoding MLKGSDIIGKPIITYDTGKQIEKVTDVIFDHNSNYILAFLVSDSGWFNTAKVIPIEDVHAIGTDAVIVKWKFAVVAAKKIREVKKILERNNVLKDTRVMTTDGRFLGTIIDLYFDERNGQIEGYEVEGGMFAHPETGRSFVPAPQTLRIGIDVAFVPPETVDLMSEQIVDIKGRNSALFDRGLPQSSTIGEIELPATELAPISNINTLELLPPTQEAPTVLQLNVESTQQKAFVIGKTVDRTVITPDGTPLVVQGQLVTLSDVEAAMRWGILNQLYLAAGGQVSDSPTLIQAEEVPLAEQPLRAFTKITDKKISAEIKSQPVSSYTVEQTKGRRLKQAVQTAEGFFIGAQGQIITLKVIEQARIFHKEQELIVAAGLTNSKLSRNSIKDQFNPIGNQQLASTSFGNNAVDNVIETQDIWGRLRRLVGGFKTPLSGVGEEERIKAALGRRVNRVILDNEDNFILNVGDMITHQTIEYAREAGVLDILLASIDGSTELVTAPRELLVSKASVTENEPSQQVN